Proteins from one Caldisericum sp. genomic window:
- a CDS encoding electron transfer flavoprotein subunit alpha/FixB family protein: protein MKANEGNFQGIWTLGEEREGKISPVSYELLTWGRELADKRGTFLASVILGHNIKENVKDLIYHGADIVYVVDHPALAHFAPDAYVNVLEKLVKEFLPEVFIASATTYGRTIMPMLAAKIETGLTADCTGLDIEPESGLLIQTRPAIGGNVMATIKTADYRPQMATVRPKSKKPLPKDESRKGEVIVKEYPEDTYSSKVKFLEFIKDETATLPIQEADIIVAGGKGLKDAKNFKLLYDLAELLGGSVGASRQAVDMGWVPYSHQVGLSGKTVSPRLYIAIGISGAVQHIAGMSSSGTIVAINSDPDANIFKIADFGIVGDLFEIVPVLIQKLKEYKNEGGQ, encoded by the coding sequence ATGAAAGCAAATGAAGGAAATTTCCAGGGTATATGGACTTTAGGAGAGGAACGTGAAGGCAAAATTAGCCCTGTTTCTTATGAACTCCTTACCTGGGGAAGAGAATTAGCAGACAAAAGAGGCACTTTCCTTGCAAGCGTTATCCTCGGACATAACATTAAGGAAAATGTGAAAGACCTCATTTATCATGGCGCAGATATTGTTTATGTTGTTGATCATCCTGCTTTAGCACATTTTGCACCTGATGCATATGTGAATGTCCTTGAAAAATTGGTCAAGGAATTTTTGCCAGAAGTTTTCATTGCATCTGCAACCACATATGGAAGAACCATAATGCCTATGCTTGCCGCCAAAATAGAAACAGGTCTTACAGCGGATTGCACAGGTTTGGATATTGAGCCTGAATCAGGTCTTTTAATCCAGACACGACCTGCTATTGGTGGCAATGTTATGGCTACAATTAAGACAGCAGATTATAGACCTCAAATGGCAACTGTGAGACCAAAATCCAAAAAGCCACTTCCAAAAGATGAATCAAGAAAAGGTGAGGTTATCGTAAAAGAATATCCCGAAGATACTTATTCTTCCAAGGTAAAATTCTTAGAGTTCATAAAAGATGAAACTGCAACTCTACCTATTCAAGAAGCAGATATAATAGTTGCAGGCGGTAAGGGCTTGAAGGATGCAAAGAATTTTAAGTTGCTTTATGATCTTGCAGAGTTGTTGGGTGGCTCTGTTGGAGCATCAAGACAAGCGGTTGATATGGGATGGGTTCCTTACTCGCATCAGGTTGGTCTCTCTGGGAAAACGGTAAGTCCTCGACTCTACATTGCAATTGGAATTTCTGGTGCAGTTCAGCATATCGCAGGAATGTCATCTTCTGGAACTATTGTTGCCATTAATAGCGATCCAGATGCAAACATATTCAAGATTGCTGACTTTGGAATTGTTGGAGATTTATTTGAAATTGTTCCTGTATTGATTCAAAAATTGAAAGAATACAAGAATGAAGGAGGGCAATAA